A single region of the Actinoplanes sp. SE50/110 genome encodes:
- a CDS encoding pyridoxal phosphate-dependent aminotransferase produces MRQAQRLASVRYDIRGPVLRRAQELEAAGHRILKLNLGNPAPWGLATPEPIVADVVQNLAAAQGYSDARGVYSARVAVAQHYQTLGVPSVQPDDVLLGNGVSELIVMVLQALLDSGDEVLVPSPDYPLWTGAVNLCGGRAVHYRCDESAGWEPDLEHLAARITDRTRALVVINPNNPTGAVYSPETLLAMIELARRHGLMIFADEIYDKIVYDGAVHHTLAALAPDVPVVSMGGLSKVYRAAGFRSGWLATSGFGPDADYLDGLQLLANMRVCPNVPAQHAIQTALGGYQSINELIQPGGRLIEQRNHAWEALTAIPGVDCVKPAGALYLFARLDPAVHKIHDDERLVIDLLEQQHLLISQGTGFNLDTPDHLRLVFLAPTEVLDDAVARIATFLAAYRQ; encoded by the coding sequence ATGCGGCAGGCCCAGCGGTTGGCGAGTGTCCGGTACGACATCCGGGGCCCGGTGCTGCGCCGGGCACAGGAGCTGGAGGCGGCCGGGCACCGGATCCTCAAGCTGAACCTGGGCAACCCGGCGCCGTGGGGCCTGGCCACCCCGGAGCCGATCGTCGCCGACGTGGTGCAGAACCTGGCCGCCGCCCAGGGTTACAGCGACGCCCGGGGCGTCTACTCGGCCCGGGTCGCGGTCGCCCAGCACTACCAGACCCTGGGCGTGCCCAGCGTCCAGCCGGACGACGTGCTGCTCGGCAACGGCGTCTCGGAACTGATCGTGATGGTGCTGCAGGCGCTGCTGGACTCGGGTGACGAGGTGCTGGTCCCCAGCCCCGACTATCCGCTCTGGACCGGCGCGGTGAACCTGTGCGGCGGCCGGGCCGTGCACTACCGCTGCGACGAGTCCGCGGGCTGGGAGCCCGACCTGGAGCATCTGGCCGCCCGGATCACCGACCGCACCCGGGCCCTGGTCGTGATCAACCCGAACAACCCCACGGGTGCGGTCTACTCCCCGGAGACCCTGCTCGCCATGATCGAGCTGGCCCGCCGCCACGGCCTGATGATCTTCGCGGACGAGATCTACGACAAGATCGTCTACGACGGCGCCGTGCACCACACCCTCGCCGCGCTCGCGCCGGACGTCCCGGTGGTCAGCATGGGCGGCCTGTCCAAGGTCTACCGCGCCGCCGGTTTCCGCTCCGGCTGGCTGGCCACCAGCGGCTTCGGCCCCGACGCCGACTATCTGGACGGCCTGCAGCTGCTCGCCAACATGCGGGTCTGCCCCAACGTCCCGGCCCAGCACGCCATCCAGACCGCGCTGGGTGGCTACCAGAGCATCAACGAGCTCATCCAGCCCGGTGGCCGCCTGATCGAGCAACGCAACCACGCCTGGGAGGCGTTGACCGCCATCCCCGGCGTCGACTGCGTCAAGCCGGCCGGCGCCCTCTACCTGTTCGCCCGCCTGGACCCCGCCGTCCACAAGATCCATGACGACGAGCGCCTGGTCATCGATCTCCTGGAGCAGCAGCACCTGCTCATCTCGCAGGGCACCGGCTTCAACCTGGACACTCCGGATCACCTGCGCCTGGTGTTCCTGGCCCCCACCGAGGTGCTGGACGACGCCGTCGCCCGGATCGCCACCTTCCTCGCCGCCTACCGCCAGTAG